From one Catenuloplanes nepalensis genomic stretch:
- a CDS encoding sensor histidine kinase, with protein sequence MLQRVPWIDRIRREWQALGVTVRDAVTALLFAALGFFPPLALVGTRLGELPIRPLDALGVVAGLAMTVPLALRRTRPAVTIALVSAGFAVQELRGYASFASIGLLVALYSAGAYQRRLRRSAVAVLTVAYVLLAAGLVAAGSSASPDAYPLFYLALAAAWTFGAWARWARATEAERRRLAARTALAAERERIARELHDVVTHHVTAMVVQAGAAQFVASSEEKVTTNLAAIGDTGRRALGDLRDLLGVLDPARRAPMDRLPTLAQVAELVEQSRAAGQPVELREEGDRPDLGAGRELAAYRVVQEGLTNALKYATGARTLVRLACRTDGVDIEVTTSGAARPVPGVGGSGRGLAGLRERVELFGGVFESGPRPDGGFTVRARIPVGDLA encoded by the coding sequence GTGCTGCAGCGAGTGCCGTGGATCGACCGGATTCGCCGCGAGTGGCAGGCACTCGGCGTCACGGTGCGCGATGCAGTGACAGCGCTCCTCTTCGCCGCGCTGGGGTTCTTCCCGCCGCTCGCGCTCGTCGGCACCCGGCTCGGTGAGCTGCCGATCCGGCCGCTGGACGCGCTCGGCGTCGTGGCCGGGCTCGCCATGACCGTGCCGCTGGCGCTGCGCCGCACCCGGCCGGCGGTCACGATCGCGCTGGTGTCGGCCGGCTTCGCCGTCCAGGAGCTGCGGGGGTACGCGTCGTTCGCCAGCATCGGCCTGCTGGTGGCGCTCTACAGCGCGGGCGCGTACCAGCGGCGCCTCCGGCGGTCGGCCGTCGCGGTCCTGACCGTGGCGTACGTGCTGCTCGCGGCCGGTCTGGTCGCCGCCGGGTCGTCCGCGTCCCCGGACGCGTACCCGCTGTTCTATCTGGCGCTCGCCGCCGCCTGGACGTTCGGCGCGTGGGCCCGCTGGGCACGCGCCACCGAGGCGGAGCGACGCCGGCTCGCCGCGCGGACCGCGCTGGCCGCGGAGCGCGAGCGGATCGCCCGGGAGCTGCACGACGTGGTCACCCACCATGTCACCGCGATGGTGGTGCAGGCCGGGGCCGCGCAGTTCGTGGCGTCCTCGGAGGAGAAGGTCACCACGAACCTGGCCGCGATCGGCGACACCGGCCGCCGTGCGCTCGGCGACCTGCGCGACCTGCTCGGCGTGCTCGATCCGGCCCGTCGCGCGCCGATGGACCGGCTGCCCACGCTCGCGCAGGTCGCGGAGCTGGTGGAGCAGTCCCGGGCGGCCGGCCAGCCGGTCGAGCTGCGCGAGGAGGGCGACCGGCCGGACCTGGGCGCGGGCCGCGAGCTGGCCGCCTACCGCGTGGTGCAGGAGGGGCTGACGAACGCGCTGAAGTACGCGACCGGCGCCCGCACGCTGGTCCGGCTCGCCTGCCGCACCGACGGCGTCGACATCGAGGTGACCACGTCCGGCGCGGCCCGCCCGGTGCCAGGCGTGGGCGGCTCCGGCCGTGGCCTGGCCGGGCTGCGCGAGCGCGTCGAGCTGTTCGGCGGCGTGTTCGAGTCCGGCCCCCGCCCGGACGGCGGATTCACCGTTCGGGCCCGCATCCCCGTAGGAGACCTGGCATGA
- a CDS encoding cold shock domain-containing protein — MDAIIREWHADEGWGVIDSPDTPGGCWAHFSAAAAPAVFRPGQRVHLEWESPGQDGYPFRAIRFWPAGSPPRDRPPAAPGTAYSSSLSLSFDPPGGE, encoded by the coding sequence GTGGACGCGATCATCCGCGAATGGCACGCCGACGAGGGCTGGGGCGTGATCGATTCCCCGGACACGCCCGGCGGCTGCTGGGCCCATTTCAGCGCCGCGGCCGCCCCGGCCGTCTTCCGGCCGGGCCAGCGGGTTCACCTCGAATGGGAGTCCCCGGGTCAGGACGGCTATCCGTTCCGCGCCATTCGCTTCTGGCCGGCCGGCAGCCCTCCGCGCGACCGCCCACCGGCCGCCCCCGGCACCGCGTACTCCAGCAGCCTCTCGCTCTCCTTCGACCCGCCGGGCGGCGAGTGA
- a CDS encoding RICIN domain-containing protein: MTARHRFLPPLAATVAAVLSTTALAVPPAHAGAAAIQNPAWTISVDPSYQQEEFQGWGTSLVWMAHATGGYPDEIRERLVDLVFGADGLNLNIARYNIGGGNAPTVEPYLRPGGAVPGWWRAPSALGPQDREWWDPQNPGHWDWDADPNQRWWVDQVKDEVDTWEAFSNSPPWFQTVSGYVSGGFDASQDQIRADKADEFAEYLVRVTEHLESAHGIAFDTIDPLNEPNTNYWGTTLGPDGQPTGGRQEGAHAGPALQATVIEALAGRLATARTRARVSAPDETNPGTFVTDWYGLTPAARDAVTQLNVHTYGTGQRTAARDVAKAEQRPLWMSEVEGSWGNDYTSMNSGLGMAQRIIDDLRELEPTAWVLWQPIEDMDNMVAEGNLQWGSIHVPFDCTAADTLATCPIRTNTKFDTIRNFTHFIRPGDHMVKVGDTASAAAITADGRGATVVHANGTATARDVTLDLTRFGTTAADATVTPVVTSASGKLVRGGAVRVAAGRATLTVPAESVTTFLVTGVSGVAGSHVTPGHTYRLEGVQSGRSLSADATIRTGDPARADQLWTLTGDSVSNRARYTVTNAGTGRRLAVRGGTVLTEAPAGAADDGALWTLSTTGDGTYTLINVAARRVLEIPGQATADGSPAGLWTPTSGANQRWALRDETVTSTDPVRTYTLPGRVPALPATVTATPGRVLPVTWTMPSAKAWRKPGTVTVRGTATDVLGRAIVATAEVTVDTFRATAPARAKAYQGGVPALPATVTGLGDHGGRAELPVTWGPVPPLTTIGVTEARGTARLADGRTVPATVRIQVTAPVPAAVTGVSVAASFTEGGYSTAGLTNGVTTDKAWSNWRSTGRTPSETLTATLPSARDVTGVVVHHYRDSASGGGVARSVRAGVPGPDGTCTGGPEVAVDGATTTVPLPGGPADTICVVLTTAPNGYLTVAELEVLAKAPGVSADAALTALSVDGVPVRGFDPDRDSYRVDVRKPEKAVITTVADPYASVAVRAEGRNRVITVTGEDGTQTRTYRLMLV, from the coding sequence ATGACCGCACGGCACCGCTTCCTCCCACCGCTGGCCGCCACCGTGGCGGCCGTGCTGTCCACCACCGCCCTCGCCGTCCCACCGGCTCACGCGGGAGCCGCCGCGATCCAGAACCCGGCCTGGACGATCAGCGTCGACCCGTCGTACCAGCAGGAGGAGTTTCAGGGCTGGGGCACCAGCCTGGTCTGGATGGCGCACGCCACCGGCGGCTACCCGGACGAGATCCGGGAGCGCCTGGTGGACCTGGTCTTCGGCGCGGACGGCCTCAACCTCAACATCGCGCGCTACAACATCGGCGGCGGCAACGCGCCCACGGTCGAGCCCTACCTGCGGCCGGGCGGCGCGGTGCCGGGCTGGTGGAGGGCGCCGTCCGCGCTCGGCCCGCAGGACAGGGAATGGTGGGACCCGCAGAACCCGGGCCACTGGGACTGGGACGCGGACCCGAACCAGCGCTGGTGGGTCGACCAGGTCAAGGACGAGGTCGACACGTGGGAGGCGTTCAGCAACTCGCCGCCGTGGTTCCAGACCGTCAGCGGGTACGTCAGCGGCGGCTTCGACGCGTCGCAGGACCAGATCCGCGCGGACAAGGCGGACGAGTTCGCGGAATACCTCGTGCGGGTCACCGAGCACCTGGAGTCCGCGCACGGCATCGCGTTCGACACGATCGACCCGCTGAACGAGCCGAACACCAACTACTGGGGTACGACGCTGGGCCCGGACGGGCAGCCGACCGGCGGGCGGCAGGAGGGTGCGCACGCCGGGCCCGCGCTACAGGCCACGGTGATCGAGGCGCTGGCCGGGCGGCTGGCCACCGCCCGTACCCGCGCCAGGGTCTCCGCTCCTGATGAGACGAACCCGGGCACGTTCGTCACGGACTGGTACGGCCTCACCCCGGCCGCCCGGGACGCGGTGACGCAGCTGAACGTGCACACCTACGGCACCGGCCAGCGGACCGCCGCGCGCGACGTGGCCAAGGCCGAGCAGCGCCCGCTGTGGATGAGCGAGGTCGAGGGCAGCTGGGGCAACGACTACACGAGCATGAACTCCGGGCTCGGCATGGCCCAGCGGATCATCGACGACCTCCGCGAGCTGGAGCCCACGGCCTGGGTGCTGTGGCAGCCGATCGAGGACATGGACAACATGGTCGCGGAGGGCAACCTGCAGTGGGGCAGCATCCACGTGCCGTTCGACTGCACCGCGGCGGACACGCTCGCGACCTGCCCGATCCGGACGAACACGAAGTTCGACACGATCCGCAACTTCACCCACTTCATCCGGCCCGGCGACCACATGGTGAAGGTCGGTGACACGGCAAGCGCGGCCGCGATCACCGCGGACGGCCGGGGCGCCACGGTCGTGCACGCGAACGGCACCGCCACGGCCCGCGACGTCACGCTGGACCTGACCCGCTTCGGCACGACGGCCGCGGACGCGACCGTCACGCCGGTGGTGACGAGCGCGTCCGGGAAGCTCGTGCGCGGCGGCGCGGTCCGGGTCGCGGCCGGAAGGGCCACGCTGACCGTGCCGGCCGAGTCGGTGACCACGTTCCTGGTCACCGGCGTGTCCGGAGTCGCGGGCTCACACGTCACCCCCGGGCACACCTACCGCCTGGAAGGGGTGCAGAGCGGGCGGTCGCTGAGCGCGGACGCCACGATCCGCACCGGCGACCCGGCCCGCGCGGACCAGCTGTGGACGCTGACCGGTGACTCCGTCAGCAACCGGGCCCGCTACACGGTGACCAACGCGGGCACCGGGCGGCGCCTGGCCGTGCGCGGCGGCACGGTGCTGACCGAGGCGCCGGCCGGCGCGGCCGACGACGGTGCACTGTGGACACTGTCCACCACCGGCGACGGCACGTACACACTGATCAACGTGGCCGCGCGCCGGGTGCTGGAGATCCCGGGGCAGGCGACCGCGGACGGTTCGCCGGCCGGGCTCTGGACGCCGACGTCCGGCGCGAACCAGCGGTGGGCGCTGCGCGACGAGACCGTGACCTCGACGGACCCGGTCCGGACGTACACGCTGCCCGGCCGGGTCCCCGCGCTGCCCGCGACCGTGACCGCGACACCGGGCCGCGTGCTGCCGGTGACCTGGACGATGCCGTCCGCGAAGGCGTGGCGGAAGCCGGGCACGGTGACCGTGCGCGGCACCGCGACCGACGTGCTGGGCCGCGCGATCGTGGCGACGGCCGAGGTCACGGTGGACACGTTCCGGGCCACCGCGCCGGCGCGCGCCAAGGCCTACCAGGGTGGCGTGCCCGCGCTGCCCGCGACCGTGACCGGGCTCGGCGACCACGGCGGGCGCGCGGAGCTGCCGGTCACCTGGGGGCCGGTCCCGCCGCTCACCACGATCGGCGTGACCGAGGCGCGCGGCACCGCACGGCTGGCCGACGGGCGGACCGTCCCCGCGACCGTGCGCATCCAGGTGACCGCGCCGGTGCCGGCGGCCGTGACCGGGGTGTCGGTGGCGGCGAGCTTCACCGAGGGCGGCTACTCGACCGCGGGCCTGACCAACGGCGTCACCACGGACAAGGCCTGGTCGAACTGGCGGTCCACCGGCCGCACCCCGTCCGAGACGCTGACGGCCACGCTCCCGTCCGCGCGCGACGTGACCGGCGTGGTCGTGCACCACTACCGTGACTCCGCGTCCGGCGGCGGCGTCGCGCGGAGCGTCCGGGCCGGCGTGCCGGGCCCGGACGGCACCTGCACCGGTGGTCCCGAGGTCGCGGTGGACGGCGCCACCACGACGGTGCCGCTGCCGGGCGGCCCGGCGGACACGATCTGCGTGGTGCTGACCACCGCGCCGAACGGCTACCTGACCGTGGCCGAGCTGGAGGTGCTGGCGAAGGCGCCCGGCGTCTCCGCGGACGCGGCGCTGACCGCGCTGTCCGTGGACGGCGTGCCGGTGCGCGGCTTCGACCCGGACCGCGACTCCTACCGCGTCGACGTCCGGAAGCCGGAGAAGGCGGTGATCACGACGGTGGCCGATCCATACGCCTCGGTGGCCGTGCGCGCCGAGGGCCGCAACCGCGTCATCACGGTGACCGGCGAGGACGGGACGCAGACCCGAACGTACCGGCTGATGTTGGTCTAA
- a CDS encoding SDR family NAD(P)-dependent oxidoreductase, whose product MEKRSKTLTANSAVGDWLDHEKGGPALRELLGRGGFDESALEPARSLPLAKLVELSGGRLPAEVVEGLVLAVNDGVVPDEEEGTWTERITPGRFAGKTVIVTGAASGIGRAVASRVLREGGRVVAVDLSADRLGGLEGLGGDVVTVAGDITDPASIDRIVEAGGPRIDGLANVAGIPDDFSPAHLVTDAIWDRVFAVNVDGLFKLTRAVLPVMMAAGRGAIVNVGSEASLRGNTAGLAYTAAKHAVLGITRSTAFMYGPHGIRVNLVAPGGVATGMAPGTSEAGRARLGPFLAQIPSVALPEHLAASITFLLSDDGININGAVLPSDGGWSVQ is encoded by the coding sequence ATGGAGAAGCGATCGAAGACGCTGACTGCCAACAGTGCGGTCGGGGACTGGCTGGATCATGAAAAGGGCGGTCCCGCGCTGCGTGAGCTGCTCGGGCGGGGTGGCTTCGACGAGTCCGCGCTCGAGCCGGCCCGCTCGCTGCCGCTCGCCAAGCTCGTCGAGCTGAGCGGGGGCCGGCTGCCGGCGGAGGTCGTCGAGGGCCTGGTCCTGGCCGTCAACGACGGTGTGGTGCCGGACGAGGAGGAGGGCACGTGGACCGAGCGGATCACGCCGGGCCGGTTCGCCGGGAAGACCGTGATCGTGACCGGCGCGGCCTCCGGCATAGGCCGCGCCGTCGCCTCCCGGGTCCTGCGCGAGGGCGGCCGGGTAGTCGCGGTCGACCTGTCCGCGGACCGGCTCGGCGGTCTCGAGGGCCTCGGCGGCGACGTGGTCACGGTGGCCGGCGACATCACCGACCCGGCGAGCATCGACCGGATCGTGGAGGCGGGCGGGCCGCGCATCGACGGTCTCGCGAACGTGGCCGGCATCCCGGACGACTTCTCGCCCGCCCACCTGGTCACCGACGCGATCTGGGACCGGGTCTTCGCGGTCAACGTGGACGGCCTGTTCAAGCTGACCCGCGCCGTGCTCCCGGTGATGATGGCGGCCGGCCGCGGCGCGATCGTGAACGTCGGCTCGGAGGCGTCGCTGCGCGGCAACACGGCCGGCCTGGCCTACACGGCGGCGAAGCACGCGGTGCTCGGCATCACCCGGAGCACCGCGTTCATGTACGGACCGCACGGCATCCGGGTGAACCTGGTCGCGCCGGGCGGGGTGGCGACGGGCATGGCGCCCGGCACCTCCGAGGCCGGCCGTGCCCGCCTCGGCCCGTTCCTGGCGCAGATCCCGAGTGTGGCGCTGCCGGAGCACCTGGCCGCGTCGATCACGTTCCTGCTCAGCGACGACGGCATCAACATCAACGGCGCGGTGCTGCCCTCGGACGGCGGCTGGTCGGTCCAGTAG
- a CDS encoding response regulator, producing MSITVLVADDQALIRTGFVTILDAQDDMTVVGEASDGRSAVDTALRLRPDVVVMDVRMPVMDGIEATRRLAGAGVRDPMKILVVTTFNLDEYVYEALRAGAAGFLLKDASPHAFVAGVRTVARGDSLIAPEVTRRLIGRYAARLRPADPAVTAESALTPRELEVLRLIAGGHSNAEIAAELVIGAETVKTYVSRILAKLDLRDRVQAVVYAYRTGLVSPND from the coding sequence ATGAGCATCACGGTCCTGGTCGCGGACGATCAGGCGCTGATCCGGACCGGATTCGTCACGATCCTGGACGCACAGGACGACATGACCGTGGTCGGCGAGGCGAGCGACGGGCGGTCCGCCGTGGACACCGCGCTGCGGCTGCGGCCGGACGTGGTGGTGATGGACGTGCGCATGCCGGTCATGGACGGCATCGAGGCGACCCGGCGGCTGGCCGGGGCCGGCGTCCGGGACCCGATGAAGATCCTGGTCGTGACGACCTTCAACCTTGATGAGTACGTGTACGAGGCGCTTCGCGCCGGTGCGGCCGGGTTCCTGCTCAAGGACGCGTCGCCGCACGCGTTCGTGGCCGGTGTGCGCACGGTCGCGCGCGGCGACTCGCTGATCGCGCCCGAGGTCACCCGGCGGCTGATCGGCCGGTACGCGGCCCGCCTCCGCCCGGCCGACCCCGCGGTCACGGCGGAGTCCGCGCTGACGCCGCGCGAGCTGGAGGTGCTGCGGCTGATCGCGGGCGGCCACTCGAACGCGGAGATCGCCGCGGAGCTGGTGATCGGTGCGGAGACGGTCAAGACGTACGTCTCCCGCATCCTCGCCAAGCTCGACCTGCGCGACCGCGTGCAGGCCGTCGTCTACGCCTACCGCACCGGCCTGGTCAGCCCGAACGACTGA
- a CDS encoding peptidoglycan-binding domain-containing protein, which yields MRSSVSDAFLAFTEPIEGRTPYLYLDGWGLVTIGTGCRLESMDEAATLPFVLADEPTVGASTRQIREAYTTVQSRPDLAGRPHDFAGRTAVRLTEDGVDELAARRLAALEDRLVRTPEFAGFPRWPADAQLALLSLAWAHGPDFSGWPDLRADCVAGDWRAAADHGRIQGATQRNAADRALFRTAAHAVENHWDPDVLWYRPLGHRAELHAQDSGAEVVLLQERLLVLGHLADVTGIVDLETELALRGFQRAHVLREDGVVGPATWAALGTAVPATVAALT from the coding sequence ATGAGAAGCTCCGTGTCCGACGCGTTCCTGGCGTTCACCGAACCCATCGAGGGCCGCACGCCGTACCTCTACCTGGACGGGTGGGGCCTGGTCACGATCGGCACCGGGTGCCGGCTGGAGTCGATGGACGAGGCGGCCACGCTGCCGTTCGTGCTGGCCGACGAGCCGACCGTCGGCGCCTCCACGCGCCAGATCCGGGAGGCGTACACGACCGTGCAGAGCCGGCCGGACCTGGCCGGGCGACCGCACGACTTCGCCGGGCGCACCGCGGTCCGGCTCACCGAGGACGGCGTGGACGAGCTGGCCGCGCGCCGGCTCGCCGCGCTGGAGGACCGGCTGGTCCGCACGCCGGAGTTCGCCGGGTTCCCGCGCTGGCCGGCCGACGCCCAGCTGGCGCTGCTCAGCCTGGCCTGGGCACACGGCCCGGACTTCTCCGGCTGGCCGGACCTGCGCGCGGACTGCGTGGCCGGCGACTGGCGGGCCGCGGCGGACCACGGTCGCATCCAGGGCGCGACGCAGCGGAACGCGGCCGACCGCGCGCTGTTCCGCACGGCCGCGCACGCGGTGGAGAACCACTGGGACCCGGACGTGCTCTGGTACCGGCCGCTCGGCCATCGCGCGGAGCTGCACGCGCAGGACAGCGGCGCCGAGGTGGTGCTGTTGCAGGAGCGGCTGCTGGTGCTCGGCCACCTGGCGGACGTGACCGGCATCGTGGACCTGGAGACCGAGCTGGCGCTGCGCGGCTTCCAGCGCGCGCACGTGCTGCGCGAGGACGGCGTGGTCGGCCCGGCCACCTGGGCCGCGCTCGGCACGGCCGTCCCCGCGACTGTCGCCGCTCTGACCTAA
- a CDS encoding TetR/AcrR family transcriptional regulator yields MVRRGSADATREEIRSSAARLFRERGYARTSVRDIATDAQANPALVIRHFGSKELLFLETMDLTIDDEPLLRVPLSELGPRFIAVVLASEPHIRGAFLALVGGSGEVLIADRLREVHERSFVAPLRARLSGPDADLRARIAGALVGGLTYALWVVGDAELLAADPDDLAVRYGALLQAVLTP; encoded by the coding sequence ATGGTCAGACGGGGATCCGCGGACGCGACCCGGGAGGAGATCCGGTCGTCGGCGGCCCGGCTGTTCCGGGAGCGCGGATACGCACGCACGTCGGTGCGGGACATCGCGACGGACGCGCAGGCGAACCCGGCGCTGGTCATCCGGCACTTCGGCAGCAAGGAGCTGCTGTTCCTGGAGACCATGGACCTGACCATCGACGACGAGCCGCTGCTGCGTGTGCCGCTGTCCGAGCTGGGCCCGCGGTTCATCGCGGTCGTGCTCGCGTCCGAGCCGCACATCAGGGGCGCGTTCCTGGCGCTGGTCGGCGGCAGCGGCGAGGTCCTGATCGCGGACCGGCTGCGCGAGGTGCACGAGCGGTCGTTCGTGGCGCCGCTGCGCGCGCGGCTCTCCGGCCCGGACGCGGACCTGCGCGCTCGGATCGCGGGCGCGCTGGTGGGCGGCCTCACCTATGCGCTGTGGGTGGTCGGCGACGCGGAACTGCTCGCCGCCGACCCTGATGATCTTGCGGTACGGTACGGCGCGCTGCTGCAGGCCGTCCTCACGCCGTAG
- a CDS encoding FAD-binding protein: MIDDRYDVVVVGGGNAGFCAALAAAGRGRRVLLLEKGDPDEAGGNSFYTAGAFRVAHAGLPDLAEILDHDDRHAETVLPPYPPGAFVSDLERVTEGRTDPVLAAALAGESRATLGWLHSRGLRFRLMYERQSYQDADGRHVFWGGLAAGSTGGGKGLIAQHTAAAAAAGVEVRYGCRAGELLRENAREPENAREPENAREPENAAGSDPGSVTGGGIGPGIAGVAGSGTGRVVGVRYRGPDGEGTVAAESVVLAAGGFEADPAWRREHLGDGWERALVRGTPLNTGDMLRAALATGAGRGGDWSSCHSVAWDAGAPGTGDRALTNRLTRQSYPLGIVVNRDGRRFLDEGADFRNYTYARYGGEILRQPGGVAFQVFDAEIRPMLRTEEYDAPGATVVVAPSLAELAAGMGVHVDEFIETVNTFNMSINTSTRFDPSIKDGRAARTSPPKSNWALPIRTPPFYAFPVTCGITFTFGGLRADDHGRVLTPDGEHLPGLFVCGEMLGGLFSGNYPGGSGLTAGAVFGRRAGLLA, from the coding sequence GTGATCGACGATCGTTATGACGTCGTGGTCGTGGGCGGCGGCAACGCGGGGTTCTGCGCCGCGCTGGCCGCGGCCGGGCGTGGGCGCCGGGTGCTGCTGCTGGAGAAGGGCGATCCGGACGAGGCCGGCGGCAACAGCTTCTACACGGCCGGCGCGTTCCGGGTCGCGCACGCGGGGCTGCCGGACCTGGCCGAGATCCTCGATCACGACGACCGGCACGCGGAGACCGTGCTCCCGCCGTACCCGCCGGGCGCCTTCGTCTCTGATCTTGAACGGGTCACCGAGGGGCGCACGGATCCGGTGCTGGCCGCCGCACTGGCCGGGGAGAGCCGGGCCACGCTGGGCTGGCTGCACTCGCGCGGACTGCGCTTCCGGCTGATGTACGAGCGGCAGTCCTATCAGGACGCCGACGGCCGGCACGTGTTCTGGGGCGGGCTCGCGGCCGGCAGCACCGGCGGCGGCAAGGGGCTGATCGCACAGCACACGGCCGCGGCCGCCGCGGCCGGCGTCGAAGTCCGCTACGGCTGCCGCGCCGGCGAACTGCTGCGCGAGAACGCGCGCGAGCCCGAGAACGCGCGCGAGCCCGAGAACGCGCGTGAGCCCGAGAACGCGGCCGGGAGCGATCCCGGGAGCGTGACCGGAGGCGGGATCGGGCCCGGGATCGCGGGCGTGGCCGGGAGCGGGACCGGGCGGGTGGTCGGCGTGCGCTATCGGGGGCCGGACGGCGAGGGCACGGTGGCGGCGGAGTCGGTGGTGCTTGCCGCGGGCGGGTTCGAGGCGGATCCGGCGTGGCGGCGTGAGCATCTCGGCGACGGCTGGGAGCGCGCGCTGGTCCGGGGCACGCCGCTGAACACCGGCGACATGCTGCGCGCGGCGCTCGCGACCGGGGCGGGCCGGGGTGGCGACTGGTCGTCGTGCCACAGCGTGGCCTGGGACGCGGGCGCGCCCGGCACCGGCGATCGTGCGCTGACCAACCGGCTGACCCGGCAGAGCTATCCGCTGGGCATCGTGGTGAACCGGGACGGCCGGCGGTTCCTGGACGAGGGCGCGGACTTCCGGAACTACACCTACGCCCGGTACGGCGGGGAGATCCTGCGGCAGCCCGGCGGCGTGGCGTTCCAGGTCTTCGACGCGGAGATCCGGCCGATGCTGCGCACGGAGGAGTACGACGCGCCGGGCGCGACCGTGGTCGTCGCGCCGTCGCTGGCGGAGCTGGCTGCCGGGATGGGAGTACATGTTGACGAGTTCATCGAGACGGTCAATACATTCAACATGTCAATCAACACGTCAACACGATTCGACCCGTCCATCAAGGACGGGCGCGCCGCACGCACGTCGCCGCCGAAGAGCAACTGGGCGCTGCCGATCCGCACGCCGCCGTTCTACGCGTTCCCGGTCACCTGCGGCATCACGTTCACGTTCGGCGGTCTCCGCGCGGACGACCACGGCCGCGTGCTGACCCCGGACGGCGAGCACCTCCCCGGCCTGTTCGTCTGCGGCGAGATGCTCGGCGGCCTGTTCAGCGGAAACTACCCGGGCGGCTCCGGCCTGACCGCCGGCGCGGTCTTCGGCCGCCGCGCCGGCCTGCTCGCCTAG
- a CDS encoding GNAT family N-acetyltransferase has translation MADISLAPADAGDALAAEVTALINEVYAAGEKGIWRDETARTDIAETASLIRAGEIVVARLGTELAGSVRVQRLPGGEGEFGMLAAHPRHRGIGLGRELVTFAEGWARAQGLTVMQLELLYPTEWEHPVKAFLREWYLRIGYRIVRTADFAEVYPALAPRVATPCDFLVFHKQL, from the coding sequence ATGGCCGACATCTCCCTCGCCCCCGCCGACGCCGGCGACGCCCTCGCCGCCGAGGTGACCGCGCTGATCAACGAGGTCTACGCGGCCGGCGAGAAGGGCATCTGGCGGGATGAGACCGCGCGCACCGACATCGCCGAGACCGCCTCGCTCATCCGCGCCGGCGAGATCGTGGTCGCCCGACTCGGCACGGAGCTGGCCGGCAGCGTCCGCGTCCAGCGGCTGCCGGGCGGCGAGGGCGAGTTCGGCATGCTCGCGGCTCATCCCCGGCACCGCGGCATCGGCCTCGGCCGCGAGCTGGTCACGTTCGCCGAGGGCTGGGCGCGGGCGCAGGGCCTGACCGTGATGCAGCTGGAGCTGCTCTACCCGACCGAGTGGGAGCATCCGGTCAAGGCGTTCCTGCGCGAGTGGTACCTCCGGATCGGCTACCGGATCGTGCGGACGGCCGACTTCGCCGAGGTCTACCCCGCGCTCGCCCCGCGGGTGGCCACCCCCTGCGACTTCCTCGTCTTCCACAAGCAGCTCTGA
- a CDS encoding SigE family RNA polymerase sigma factor, whose product MVSEAARALTDDTGPPTFESFYAAHFQRLSLQLFAYTGDFGQAQDVVQEAFCRALPRWEKVSHYDDPLAWLRKVAWNLATSRFRRLRVQQAHARRYREEHVDGPGPDRVALARALATLPEKHRRAVILYHLADLSIAQIAEQEDVAEGTVKSWLHRGRTALAAQLIDA is encoded by the coding sequence ATGGTCAGCGAAGCGGCCAGGGCATTGACCGACGACACGGGACCACCGACGTTCGAGTCGTTCTACGCGGCGCACTTCCAGCGGCTGTCACTGCAGCTGTTCGCGTACACCGGTGACTTCGGCCAGGCCCAGGACGTCGTGCAGGAGGCCTTCTGCCGCGCGCTTCCCCGGTGGGAGAAGGTCTCCCACTACGACGACCCGCTCGCCTGGCTGCGCAAGGTGGCCTGGAACCTGGCGACCAGCCGGTTTCGCCGGCTGCGCGTCCAGCAGGCACATGCCCGCCGCTATCGTGAGGAACACGTCGATGGACCCGGTCCCGACCGGGTCGCTCTGGCCCGCGCGCTCGCCACTCTGCCGGAGAAGCACCGGCGCGCCGTCATCCTCTACCACCTCGCCGATCTGTCCATAGCGCAGATCGCCGAGCAGGAGGACGTCGCCGAGGGGACCGTCAAGTCCTGGCTGCACCGCGGCCGCACCGCCCTCGCCGCCCAGCTCATCGACGCCTGA